GCCGAGACGATCTCGTCGACCAAGGTATCCATCGTGACGGGGTCCGTCGTCCCGGCACGTTCGGGCGGGTCGGGAACGTGGTCGATCTTGGCGGCGTACCGGTCGACGACAGCGGGGTCGCCGGTCATCTGCGCCAGCACGGCGACCAGGACGCCGGGGTCGGCCTGCATCAGGTGAGCTCGCAACACGCGCGGGTCGACGTCTGTGCTCGGTGCGACGGCAGATGGTCCAGTGCTCATGGGACCCGAGTATCCGAGGACTGCGCACCGCCGGCAGCGCTGTTGTCTACTCAGCGGGAGACTCAGCGGTGGCAGCCGCCTGCGGTCTTAGAGTTCGGTCCATGCAGCGCGTGCACTACGACGACGACCATCTGGCCTTCGGTGACCTGGCCGGCGATTTCGCCGCCAAGGCGATAGCTCCCCACATCGAGTCGTGGGAGACCGCCGGCATCGCCCCGCGCGATGTCTTCGCGGCCGCGGGAGCGATCGGTCTGCTCGGTTTCGCGGCGCCTGAACAGTTCGGTGGCATGGGCGTCAACGACTTTCGCTACAACCAGATCCTCATCGAGCGCTGTATGGCGGCACACGCCGGCAACGTCGGACTGAGCTTCGCGGTACACAACGACATCTGCCTGCCCTATCTCGCGGAGGTCGCCGATGACGAGCAGCGCCGTCGATGGCTGCCCGGCTTCGTGCGGGGCGAGTTGATCGCCGCGATAGCCATGACCGAGCCGGGGGCGGGCTCCGACGTCGCCGCCATTCGGACGAGCGGTGCCGATGCCGGTGATCACTTCGTGGTCAATGGCGCCAAGACCTTCATCACGAACGGGCAGAATGCCGACCTGGTGATCACCGCGGTGCGCACCTCCCCCGATCGCCACCGGGGACTGACGTTGATGGTCATCGAACGTGGCATGCCCGGCTTCG
This is a stretch of genomic DNA from Mycobacterium sp. ELW1. It encodes these proteins:
- a CDS encoding acyl-CoA dehydrogenase family protein, with product MQRVHYDDDHLAFGDLAGDFAAKAIAPHIESWETAGIAPRDVFAAAGAIGLLGFAAPEQFGGMGVNDFRYNQILIERCMAAHAGNVGLSFAVHNDICLPYLAEVADDEQRRRWLPGFVRGELIAAIAMTEPGAGSDVAAIRTSGADAGDHFVVNGAKTFITNGQNADLVITAVRTSPDRHRGLTLMVIERGMPGFERGRNLDKLGLHCQDTSELSFTDVAVPKANVLGDVGRGFEYLMRNLPQERMQIAVGSLGRARAALQWTIDHVRDRTAFGKPIGALQNTRFALADAATEVAVAEAFVDRCVIELNAGRLTPADAAKAKLWATEMEFRVLDSCQQLFGGYGYMREYPIARAAVDARVTRVYGGTSEIMREIIGRDLALDPTRTKAPA